The following nucleotide sequence is from Aspergillus luchuensis IFO 4308 DNA, chromosome 1, nearly complete sequence.
GTCAGCACTATCCACATCACATTGACTAATATTCTCACCTTCACCCTCAAGAGTCAGCACACCAAACTCAATGCTGGTGGGCCATTCAGGAGCCGGGCTCTCAGAGCTGCGCTTATTGAAGATACTGCCTCGCTTGTTCACCTTGAACAGCTCAGAAAAGTGAGCTGTGTGGATGATTGCGGGCCCGCGCAAATCCAGGATTGCTAGACTACCTCCTTCGAATCCAACAGCGACAAAGCCCACTTGACTATGCTTCAAGGCAGTCACTGGGCCTTGCTGCATGTTCAGGAGTGTCAGTGGAAGGATACCCGTCTTCAGTCCAGGGTCGACTCTGTGAGTGATCTTGGTCAATTTTCCAGGCCCTTCGTTGGCACCTGGAGCCTCTTCACGCCCAAAGCTCTGATTGTTTCCCCAACGGAAGACGACAAGCTCGCCGGTGCGCAAGCCGACTGAGAGCTCACCCGTTGAGCCTCCAAAAGACATCTCGGTCACCTCTACGTTTCCGACACGGCCAACAGCTCGGGCCAGGTCCACTTGAACGACGTCCCCGTTTTCGATCTCgtcatcaacaccagcatcCCAGATGCGAATAGTGCCATCGGCATGAGCTGTCGTAAGAACATTACGATCTTCGAAGCGCTTTAACGGCTTCCTTACCTCCGCCCCTCCGAGCAAAAACTTAGGTCCCTGTGATCTTTTCTCCTTCAAACCCAGCCAAGCAGAACGATCGACTGACGTCAGGGTGACCTTGTTCACGAAGGGATGCACGAAACTAAGGTAAGGATGGAGCATGTTTGTCGGGGTGATGGGATGACCACTAGGGAAGCTCATCGTGATGACTTCTCCTGAGGACAAGAGGGCGAGCAATGCGATGGGGTCATGGGCGCCGCCATAGTAAGGAGTACTACGAGGGATGGGGCAGAAGTCGACCACCTCCGCACCGGGGGGAGTAGGTAGGATTGCGGTGCGTTTCGGGGTCTCAAAGTACTTTGCGATCATTGCCCACGAGGAAGTCTGGTAATTAGGGGTCGGTCCCAGGTCGATGAAAGTCAGTCCTTTGTTGGCTTCAGCTTTCGGTCGACCGCCAGCGATCAATAGTCCACTGTCATCTCCGTTGTCTTTCACACACCATGCGATGTTGGTGATTGGGTCTTTGAGCCCGGTAGCCGACTGGGGTCGTTCGGGGCTTACGCCCGGCTGGTCAACGTTGGGGGTATTGATAGATCTGGCCATGATTTTGCGGCCGTCCTTTGAGTCCCAGAAAACCAAGCTATTATCGTCATGCACCGTCAACACGAAAATACCGTTCGGGTGCCAGAGGGCCCTAGTCAGTCGAGGCCTGCGCATTTCCGACGCCGGAACATCACCGTTTCCTCCCAAAGCACCGGGTGGGACCTCATATTCAAAATACTTTTGAGCAACATTCTGCTTGAAGGAAAACGTCACAGCACCTTCCGGGTATCCCACCAAGATCTTCCCAATATCCCGAGGCGAAAAGGAGAGACTGAGAACAGGACAAAGGCGAACACGGGCATTGCGCTGAGCCCACAAGTTGGGCACACGGAACGGCGTCAAAGTTTCACGATCCAGATCGTAGGCAATAATATCACCTAGTCAAAGATACCTCGTCAGCACGAGAAACATGACAATCCAATTCAATTTACCCCATACCGTTCTGTAAGCCAATAAAAGCATAATCGAGACTCGGGTCGGTCAGTAAAGCGCTCGCATGACTCGGCGGAGCATACGAGACAAGCGTCTGTCTAGTttccaaggagaagatgctgaTTTCACTTTTCGAGTCGACACTGACGAGCTTGTCGGCGCAGAACTGAATGAATTTGGCAGACGCCTTCCGCGGCAGCGAGAACACCACCGCTACTCGTCGTTGACCGAAGACGTAGATCTGACCATGGCCGAATTGTGTGTCGCTTGTTCCGACGGCGAGGAGCGACTGGACGGGATCGTACGCGATCGCACTGATCTGGGAGTTTATACCGCATCGAGCGAACTatgagcagcaacagcaggagATTAGTATGCAATGTACGAGACAGGATCGAGTAAGGTAAATATTGGGGGCGTTGCTTAGTGATATACATCATCGAGGGCGAACAAGTCCGGCGACAAGTTCTCGGAGAAGTCCTTTTGAATGCCGGCCTGCTTTCCCCGCAGAAAATGCGCCATTCTGGCGGATACGGAACTCAagggatggggttggggaggaggagaaagagggaaaaggaagatgagaagtcGCTTGAGAGGTAGTATATAAGAGCTACTTAAATCATAAAATGacaataaaaataaagcTGCGACGACACCCCGCGGCAGAGGagcaagaggaggaagaagaagaagtggttGTTTCAATGACAACCGCGGAAATCCACCCAAACGGTTGACGCCATTAAGGCTGACTGACCTTTGAAGGTGATTGACTAGTCCAGCTTAGTGCGTTGTGCCCCGCCCGCCGCGGGATTCAAATGGGGATCCCTTGCTGGCTCGCGCTTGTTGAAGATTACAATGATGATCAGTCCTTCTCTACTACTGCTCAATTGTGTGTGAGGTTCTACATTGCCATGTTCTCCAACAGGGCTCTCCGTATTGGTTCCAGCACAGAATGAGTTCGTATTTTCTCAGGAACCAAATCTCTCATCTGGGTGGAAATCAACTTCCAAACGAGGAGTTCGCCAAACTTCGTAGGCAGCAACAAATCATCGCCAAGACAGCTTCCATGCCGATATGACCGAATCTTGCATTGGACTATTAGCTTTGATTTTCATATGATTTCTCCGCAAGCGATCAAAGTCGTAATCATCATGTAGGCCTATGATCGAACACTGCTATGTGGCACTAGGGACCTTTCCCATTCTTGAGACTCCCAAAGTCTGGCTGCAGATCGGCCCGGCCGATCGAGCCAACTAATTTGTGTCTCAGATCCATCTATATAATCTTCCAGGGTACATCAATGTCCCTGGATATCGCAAGTTAACATAACGTGCAAATTCCGTCTACCGAGGCCATTTCAGCTAATATCGACGTTAATCGTCTCCTAGCATCGATCTCGGCGGCCATTCCCTGATCGCGGTAGTAGTGTATCGTAACCTGGTGCACAGCACGATAGCAGGCATACCTAAGAGGTCGACAGTCAGCACACAGACTATATGCCACCTTCTGCAGTCTCATCTAGAGATCACATACAGTAATTGACGGGCCACCTGGGCCTTATTTGCCTTCAGTCGAGTACCAAAGCCCTCCAACACAGCGGGAGACGGCGCCTCAAAGATCTCCGCCATATGCACGTCGCCCCAGAGAGTATTCTCGAGCCCTAGAAGTCCTGCGAGCTTCTTCGACCCCGGATTCAGCACCACCTGCGACGGTCGGCCTAGTCCAACAATCACTAGTTGCGGTGACGTGATTTCCTCGAGTGCAGGGGACAGCCGACGAACTTGGTTTCGAATCTCCGCATATGGAAGATGAACAAAAGCATCTTCAGAGTCCCGAAGAATGCCTTCTAGAAGTGTCACGAACGCTTCTCGCCAGGACTGCTTCCCTGATCCACAGGCTACCTGGTCTAGTGAGCcaaaggagctggagaaattCTGTCCGATCTCACGAGCTAATGACCCCAAGGCCCGGTTGAGATCATCCCGCTCTTGCATGGTAAGCGCGGCTTCCAGCTCCTGCAGTGTCGCCCCGTTGACATAGTGTCTTACTAAGAAGGCAGAGCCCAACGGTCCTCCATGGAGACCATAATGCAGGAAAGATGGGATATATGGAGTGTCTTGTTGGACAAGGATGGAGTGAGCACGGGCTTCAGTCTCAAGTAGAAGCTGTTCTCGTCGTAAGAGAGGTGTAGTCGACCCTGGAGAACACTTCAGAAGCAGTTGGACCCCATTCGATAGTACGAGACGACTGATTGAATGTAGGTGGCCCTTGAGCGGATAGACTCCTTTGACTTgcaccgaagaagaaaagtggCGTTGAAGGATGGAGCCGAGAGTATAAGAAGGTTCAAGGTCAGGAACTAAGATAGTAGATAAAGAAGGCGACATTTCGCGCAACACTTTAGCTCTTCTGCTTTAGCGCTCGCATGCTCGCTACTAGTACAAGATATAATATGATGATCCATATTGTTGGGGGAAGGTAAGCAAATATAACCTGAGCGAGCAAATCTTTACTGCAGTCATCGGGGAGAAAGACCAGGCGGCCGCAACCCGGGGATACACTGGGGCCCGGACATGGAACAGAAGTAAGACGCAGGTTACTGCAATCGAACAAGGAAGGTAATAGATTGTCTAACCCAcaaagcagcaacagctaAGTAATACTAGGAACAGGGAAACCAGTCGATCGATCTCGTTTCTGAGCGTCAGATGATGGAGGGACCCCGTACCGAGGACAAGGAGCATATCCCTTATTTGAAAACATTAAGCGAAGCGGAAGATCCATATCCGAAGCCCCTTACTGAAGGGGACATCCGTCCGGGATCCCCACTGTTTAAACTGGAGCAAGAAGACCCCAAGAAGCATCATTGGAGTATTGGTCAGGAAGTGAAGGAAAGAGTTGTGATCCATGGGGACGCAGCTCGCCTAAGGCTCCCGCTCTGAGAAAGGCGCCATGCAGGGTGCATCCACACCGGGCCAATCACAGGCGGGCCTTGCCGAACGCGCATCTCTCCGGTTGTATCGGCCGGTTCGAATGCCGATGTTGCAGCGGACTCAATCTATTTAGTTTCCATAGTCTATGCATAGAATAGAGTAGTACTGCTCCTACGATGATATATCTTCCTGCTATCTGGTTACCATTCGCACAATGTTCGCAGAAGGTAGGCGGCTTGTGCCGCCTTATGTATTTTGTGCTTCTTGGGTAACTTTGGGCACAACCCTGTTCTGTTTGGCCTCCGATCAGGCTATTGGCAGCCGGACCGTCCCTCGAGCGGGGATTAGATGAACTATGCTTCCCCTTGCCATAGCCTCTTATCTCTTTATTACACCATTTCAAACTGAAATGCCGGTCTCTACGCATCATGTGTCGGCTCTAAAGTTCGTGTGGCTCATAGAGGGGAAACCCGGAAGAGAGGGCAATTCAGTTGTTAGGATATCGCGAACTTTGTATATACAGATTTCTAGCTTTTGTCTTCGTGGAGCTGATGAGGCGATCACACTTCGCCACTTATTCAAGATTTGCCCGACGCCAATTGTTCGCCCAAAAGTTACTCGGGGAGAATGTAGGGTTAGTCCTTCGTAGATTCAGCGGCCTCTGCCTCTGACGTAGCTGCTGGACTGTATAACTCGGCCAGGTTATACTTCTTTAACCGATCGTAGTCGCTTCCGGCAACACTCATGCCAATGACATTCTGATCGTTTATTGTCAGTAATGGGTTCTGAATGAGTGGCATAGAAGCCACGGCCGTAGAGAACTGACCTGGATAAcggtgacgaggatgatcaaGTCATAGTTCTTGAGATCAACAGGATGCTCGGGCCCCACGACATCTGCAACAGTCTTGATGACTATGTCGCGATTGAACTTCTTGTTGCTTCGCACAACAGGCCGAATTGCGTACTGAAATTTTCTGGTCAATGAAATTTCATGACCGTCTAGGCCTTAGCGAGACTCACCTTCTTGGGAGGCCCCCCG
It contains:
- a CDS encoding putative SNARE-dependent exocytosis protein (Sro7) (BUSCO:EOG09260931;~COG:U;~EggNog:ENOG410QDDC;~InterPro:IPR013905,IPR036322,IPR015943,IPR011048, IPR019775,IPR001680;~PFAM:PF00400,PF08596;~go_function: GO:0005515 - protein binding [Evidence IEA]), producing the protein MAHFLRGKQAGIQKDFSENLSPDLFALDDFARCGINSQISAIAYDPVQSLLAVGTSDTQFGHGQIYVFGQRRVAVVFSLPRKASAKFIQFCADKLVSVDSKSEISIFSLETRQTLVSYAPPSHASALLTDPSLDYAFIGLQNGDIIAYDLDRETLTPFRVPNLWAQRNARVRLCPVLSLSFSPRDIGKILVGYPEGAVTFSFKQNVAQKYFEYEVPPGALGGNGDVPASEMRRPRLTRALWHPNGIFVLTVHDDNSLVFWDSKDGRKIMARSINTPNVDQPGVSPERPQSATGLKDPITNIAWCVKDNGDDSGLLIAGGRPKAEANKGLTFIDLGPTPNYQTSSWAMIAKYFETPKRTAILPTPPGAEVVDFCPIPRSTPYYGGAHDPIALLALLSSGEVITMSFPSGHPITPTNMLHPYLSFVHPFVNKVTLTSVDRSAWLGLKEKRSQGPKFLLGGAEVRKPLKRFEDRNVLTTAHADGTIRIWDAGVDDEIENGDVVQVDLARAVGRVGNVEVTEMSFGGSTGELSVGLRTGELVVFRWGNNQSFGREEAPGANEGPGKLTKITHRVDPGLKTGILPLTLLNMQQGPVTALKHSQVGFVAVGFEGGSLAILDLRGPAIIHTAHFSELFKVNKRGSIFNKRSSESPAPEWPTSIEFGVLTLEGEDYSSICCFVGTNRGNLATFKILPGEGGRYCAQFVGTSLLDDKVINIIPVNADDGGLALATPNSVGGLRNGVRVHGVVVAVTVSGCRIFKPATSKGAHRSWDDYLCDSAAVVKTEARGYSLVGLFGDGYTRAFSIPGLKEIGASPINQIADMRRLSDATISSNGTVMVWTSPSEVGLFSVWGGGHALRQSEDQLYNPQAVMPPRPTITNIQWISGTQYVSPADMDILIGGPDRPPSKRMQEQMRLDEEERRKAFREGRTPTNKSSSSQEGYLSYMSRQVQERTERLNFAGDSMDRLEESSSNWARDVNKFVSNQKKKAVLGALGSKFGF
- a CDS encoding uncharacterized protein (COG:S;~EggNog:ENOG410PSQX;~InterPro:IPR011009), which gives rise to MSPSLSTILVPDLEPSYTLGSILQRHFSSSVQVKGVYPLKGHLHSISRLVLSNGVQLLLKCSPGSTTPLLRREQLLLETEARAHSILVQQDTPYIPSFLHYGLHGGPLGSAFLVRHYVNGATLQELEAALTMQERDDLNRALGSLAREIGQNFSSSFGSLDQVACGSGKQSWREAFVTLLEGILRDSEDAFVHLPYAEIRNQVRRLSPALEEITSPQLVIVGLGRPSQVVLNPGSKKLAGLLGLENTLWGDVHMAEIFEAPSPAVLEGFGTRLKANKAQVARQLLYACYRAVHQVTIHYYRDQGMAAEIDARRRLTSILAEMASVDGICTLC